One segment of Magnetospirillum sp. 15-1 DNA contains the following:
- a CDS encoding beta-ketoacyl synthase N-terminal-like domain-containing protein: protein MPYDRPGSVAVTGMGVVTPFGIGLARLSQGLKGALPPAFLTEHPAPLSFPVVRAPLPPIDLAAALAELVPGLPDAARRTRRLAHRADPTVQAVTLAALEAWAMAGLTAGPPDPERAGIVVAAQNATTGQQYRLHEKFRNSPEWLSPAWGVGFMDSFPLGIASEVLGLLGEGMTVGGASASGNLALIQAARMIRGGDADLCLVIAPPADLSPMEYQALSSLGAIGGHSFAREPDRACRPFDRAAEGFIPGAAAAAVVLEAGEIAARRGATPRAILAGGAAALSGNGHTVPDGAAEFRAMELALRRAGLEPADVDAVSAHATSTPLGDRTEAEALDALFGPHRVAVNAPKGLLGHGLWSAGLVEAVAAILQMEEGFLHPNRNLDDPVTDRLDLVGAGPRDAAIGTMVSNSFGFGGIHTAVVIRAAIGK, encoded by the coding sequence ATGCCCTATGACCGTCCCGGCAGCGTGGCCGTCACCGGAATGGGGGTCGTCACCCCCTTCGGCATCGGCCTCGCCCGACTGTCGCAGGGGCTGAAGGGCGCTCTCCCCCCCGCGTTCCTGACCGAGCATCCTGCGCCCCTGTCGTTTCCCGTCGTCCGGGCGCCGTTGCCCCCGATCGACCTCGCCGCGGCCCTGGCGGAGCTCGTGCCGGGCCTGCCCGATGCGGCCCGGCGGACCCGGCGCCTCGCGCATCGGGCGGACCCGACGGTGCAGGCGGTGACGCTCGCCGCGCTGGAAGCCTGGGCCATGGCCGGGCTGACGGCGGGACCGCCCGACCCGGAGCGGGCCGGTATCGTCGTTGCCGCCCAGAACGCCACCACCGGCCAGCAATACCGGCTGCACGAGAAGTTCCGGAACTCCCCCGAATGGCTTTCGCCCGCCTGGGGGGTCGGATTCATGGACAGTTTCCCCCTGGGTATCGCCAGCGAGGTCCTGGGCCTGTTGGGTGAGGGAATGACCGTGGGCGGCGCCTCGGCCTCGGGCAATCTGGCCCTGATCCAGGCCGCCAGGATGATCCGGGGGGGAGACGCCGACCTCTGCCTCGTCATCGCCCCTCCCGCCGATCTTTCACCCATGGAATACCAGGCCCTTTCCAGCCTGGGCGCCATCGGCGGACATTCCTTCGCCCGGGAACCGGATCGCGCCTGCCGCCCCTTCGACCGTGCCGCCGAAGGGTTCATCCCGGGCGCGGCGGCGGCGGCCGTCGTGCTGGAAGCCGGAGAGATCGCCGCCCGGCGCGGAGCGACGCCGCGCGCCATCCTGGCCGGCGGCGCGGCGGCCCTTTCGGGCAACGGGCATACCGTTCCCGACGGGGCGGCCGAGTTTCGGGCGATGGAACTGGCGCTGCGGCGGGCGGGGCTGGAGCCGGCGGACGTGGACGCGGTAAGCGCGCATGCCACGTCCACGCCCCTTGGCGACCGGACGGAAGCCGAGGCCCTGGACGCCTTGTTCGGGCCCCACCGGGTGGCGGTCAACGCGCCCAAGGGTCTGCTGGGCCACGGGCTGTGGTCGGCCGGGCTGGTCGAGGCGGTGGCCGCGATCCTTCAGATGGAAGAGGGCTTCCTCCATCCCAACCGCAATCTCGATGATCCGGTCACCGACCGGCTCGATCTGGTGGGGGCCGGGCCGCGCGACGCGGCCATCGGCACCATGGTCAGCAACTCCTTCGGTTTCGGCGGCATCCATACGGCGGTGGTGATCCGCGCCGCCATTGGGAAATGA
- a CDS encoding enoyl-CoA hydratase/isomerase family protein: protein MAGTWSTLDVAVTGRAWRVALKRPDSGNALSMAMLGELSAVLDRAAEQGAVLLAVEGGKDEFCSGMDFRDVVNLPDGQTSRRLHEAFAGVLRRLAGSPLVTVAVVEGAALGGGVGLAAACDRVIATPAARFALPEALWGLVPALAGLYLKRRIGAHRAAAMALTTEPVTATTAETHGLVDEIVADGSVDGAVRRLSLRLGRLPAGSAAVVKALFHGGLPMDPADEARAVDAITGLTDRPALRASLWRYLETGMAPWASPTLTDGKEPNP from the coding sequence ATGGCCGGAACCTGGAGCACGCTCGACGTCGCCGTCACCGGACGCGCCTGGCGGGTCGCCCTGAAGCGCCCTGACTCCGGCAATGCCCTTTCCATGGCGATGTTGGGCGAATTGTCGGCGGTCCTCGACCGGGCGGCCGAGCAGGGCGCGGTGCTGCTGGCCGTGGAGGGCGGCAAGGACGAATTCTGCTCCGGCATGGATTTCCGCGATGTCGTCAACCTGCCCGACGGACAGACCAGCCGGAGACTGCACGAGGCTTTCGCCGGCGTATTGCGCCGGCTGGCCGGATCGCCGCTGGTCACCGTGGCGGTGGTGGAAGGAGCCGCTCTCGGCGGCGGCGTCGGCCTTGCCGCCGCGTGCGATCGGGTGATCGCCACGCCCGCCGCCCGCTTCGCCCTGCCCGAGGCGCTATGGGGGCTGGTCCCGGCATTGGCCGGCCTCTACCTGAAACGGCGGATCGGCGCCCATCGCGCAGCCGCCATGGCGCTGACCACCGAGCCGGTCACCGCGACGACGGCGGAAACGCACGGTCTCGTGGACGAGATCGTGGCCGATGGCTCGGTCGATGGTGCCGTAAGGCGCCTGTCGCTTCGCCTCGGCCGGCTGCCGGCCGGGTCCGCGGCGGTGGTGAAGGCCCTCTTTCACGGCGGCCTTCCCATGGACCCGGCGGACGAAGCCCGCGCGGTCGACGCCATCACCGGGCTTACCGACCGCCCCGCGTTGCGCGCCAGCCTGTGGCGCTATCTGGAAACCGGGATGGCGCCGTGGGCGTCCCCGACCTTAACCGACGGCAAGGAGCCCAACCCATGA
- a CDS encoding hydroxymethylglutaryl-CoA synthase codes for MDGNERRVGIEYLSVYGTQAFIEVDDLFVARGLDPARQANLMMRRKAVNLPCEDAVTNAVNAAKPIIDRLSDEERASIALLVTSTESGIDFGKALATYVHDHLGLSRSCRVFEVKQACYGATAALQMATNQVASGLMPGRTALVIATDVARPSVKLGYAEPSQGVAAAAMLVSDRPVILDLDLGANGLCSYEVMDTCRPTAEIETGNADLSLMAYLECLDGAFADYAARVDGADFLQSFGALAFHTPFAGMVKGAHRTMLRRLKKMAPAEIDADFDRRVAPSLQFCAQVGNAYSATVFIALAGLLDGMDFTLPKRIGLFSYGSGCSSEFFSGVADARSAERMRSMGTQAQLAARRKLSIPDYDRILDLNAPWLFGVKDGEVDISPFRDIYDQRFKDRGLLVLKGIEDYHRIYGWS; via the coding sequence ATGGACGGAAACGAACGCCGCGTCGGCATCGAATACTTGAGCGTCTACGGTACCCAGGCCTTCATCGAAGTGGACGATCTGTTCGTGGCGCGGGGCCTCGACCCCGCCCGCCAGGCCAATCTGATGATGCGGCGCAAGGCGGTGAACCTGCCCTGCGAGGATGCCGTGACCAACGCGGTCAATGCCGCCAAGCCCATCATCGACCGCCTGTCGGACGAGGAACGCGCGTCCATCGCCCTCCTGGTGACCTCGACCGAATCGGGCATCGATTTCGGCAAGGCGCTGGCCACCTACGTTCACGACCATCTGGGGCTCAGCCGGTCCTGCCGGGTGTTCGAGGTCAAGCAGGCCTGCTACGGGGCGACGGCCGCCCTGCAGATGGCGACGAATCAGGTGGCCTCCGGGCTGATGCCGGGACGGACGGCGCTGGTCATCGCCACGGACGTCGCCCGTCCGTCGGTCAAGCTCGGTTACGCCGAACCATCCCAGGGGGTCGCCGCGGCGGCCATGCTGGTCAGCGACAGGCCGGTGATCCTGGACCTGGACCTGGGCGCCAACGGCCTGTGCAGCTACGAGGTGATGGACACCTGCCGCCCCACCGCCGAGATAGAAACCGGAAATGCCGACCTGTCCCTGATGGCCTATCTGGAATGCCTGGACGGCGCCTTCGCGGATTATGCGGCGCGGGTGGACGGGGCGGATTTCCTCCAAAGCTTCGGCGCGCTCGCCTTCCACACCCCCTTCGCGGGCATGGTCAAGGGCGCCCACCGCACCATGCTGCGCCGGCTCAAGAAGATGGCCCCGGCGGAAATCGACGCGGATTTCGATCGGAGGGTGGCGCCGTCGCTCCAATTCTGCGCGCAGGTGGGAAACGCCTATTCCGCCACGGTCTTCATCGCGCTCGCCGGCCTTCTCGACGGGATGGACTTCACCCTGCCCAAGCGCATCGGCCTGTTCTCCTACGGATCGGGGTGTTCGTCCGAGTTCTTTTCGGGGGTCGCCGATGCCCGGTCGGCGGAAAGGATGCGGTCCATGGGGACGCAGGCCCAACTGGCGGCGCGGCGCAAACTCTCCATCCCCGACTATGACCGCATCCTCGACCTCAACGCCCCGTGGCTGTTCGGCGTCAAGGACGGAGAGGTGGATATTTCGCCGTTCCGCGACATCTATGATCAGCGATTCAAGGACAGGGGGCTTCTGGTGCTGAAGGGGATCGAGGATTATCACCGCATCTACGGCTGGAGCTGA
- a CDS encoding nuclear transport factor 2 family protein — protein sequence MTLSPKEVVTAIWEHIFNAHDLSAADELIAAGYIQNTAGVPQGRAGFKAAFGRYLEMSPDLRVEMTGIVEIGNLVVVRGKVFMANPPPGYASPIEVVDIFRVENGQAQEHWEV from the coding sequence ATGACCCTTTCCCCCAAGGAGGTGGTGACGGCCATCTGGGAGCACATTTTCAATGCCCACGACCTGTCCGCCGCCGACGAGCTGATCGCCGCCGGCTACATCCAGAATACCGCCGGCGTGCCGCAAGGGCGCGCGGGGTTCAAGGCCGCCTTCGGCCGGTATCTGGAAATGTCGCCGGACCTCAGGGTCGAGATGACCGGGATCGTCGAAATCGGGAATCTGGTGGTGGTGCGCGGCAAGGTGTTCATGGCCAATCCGCCGCCCGGCTACGCCTCGCCCATCGAGGTGGTGGATATCTTCCGGGTCGAGAACGGCCAGGCCCAGGAACACTGGGAAGTCTGA
- a CDS encoding DUF6072 family protein, with protein sequence MTEPVRALVNGAKLVGESVLPGVSLLMEGKLVNGAVHTVLGLGAKALLGPAGLIIVAADSFSKSVTDKYLWDHVVDAARPLRKCETAAAEAPADKAETPAEKPAV encoded by the coding sequence ATGACCGAACCGGTACGCGCATTGGTGAATGGTGCGAAGCTCGTGGGCGAGTCCGTCCTTCCGGGCGTCAGCCTGCTGATGGAGGGGAAGTTGGTGAACGGCGCCGTCCACACCGTTCTCGGGCTGGGCGCCAAGGCGCTGCTGGGGCCGGCCGGCCTGATTATCGTCGCGGCCGACAGTTTCTCGAAGTCCGTCACCGACAAGTATCTTTGGGACCACGTGGTGGACGCGGCCCGCCCCCTCAGGAAGTGCGAGACCGCCGCTGCCGAGGCTCCGGCCGATAAGGCGGAAACGCCGGCCGAAAAGCCCGCCGTCTGA
- a CDS encoding acyl carrier protein, with amino-acid sequence MADHRIFETLAACVAEVLPDIAAGRLGPEDSLKDLGANSIERAEIILEAAERLSVKVPMTRFARCRNLGEIAIVLGGG; translated from the coding sequence ATGGCGGATCACCGGATCTTCGAAACGCTTGCCGCCTGCGTGGCCGAGGTGCTTCCCGACATCGCCGCCGGCCGGCTCGGGCCGGAGGATTCGCTGAAGGATCTGGGGGCCAATTCCATCGAACGTGCCGAGATCATTCTGGAAGCGGCCGAGCGCCTGTCGGTCAAGGTGCCGATGACCCGGTTCGCCCGGTGCCGCAATCTCGGTGAGATCGCCATCGTTCTCGGCGGCGGGTGA
- a CDS encoding 4'-phosphopantetheinyl transferase family protein, with amino-acid sequence MSGAPILDDSPAWFQAEPFGLNGERGPLRAASAITLAPFGWLEGEGDAFLHPSEAVMLTDRMHPRRRHSLLAGRHAAKGALAALVPGLAPRAVAIRPGVLEQPVVAGPGTANLQVSLSHAGPVALAVAFPEACPMGVDVELIAPDRLAAMESQTTPSERSMATAAAASAEEGLTRLWCLKEALSKVLRCGLTVPFELLEVSRLTLDGPVYRADFTNFGQYLGISRVCGRLAVALVLPHNVQPVGTPPWMGAWGGWLSRAAAALEGWSE; translated from the coding sequence ATGTCGGGTGCCCCGATCCTCGACGACTCCCCCGCCTGGTTCCAAGCCGAGCCGTTCGGGCTGAACGGCGAACGGGGGCCGTTGCGGGCGGCGTCGGCCATCACCCTGGCCCCGTTCGGCTGGCTGGAGGGGGAGGGGGACGCGTTCCTGCATCCGAGCGAGGCGGTAATGCTGACCGACCGGATGCATCCCCGGCGGCGCCACAGCCTTCTGGCGGGCCGCCATGCCGCCAAGGGCGCTCTGGCCGCGCTTGTCCCTGGTCTCGCCCCCCGCGCCGTCGCCATCCGCCCCGGGGTTTTGGAACAGCCCGTGGTGGCGGGGCCGGGCACGGCCAACCTGCAGGTCAGCCTGTCCCATGCCGGCCCGGTGGCCCTGGCCGTCGCCTTTCCCGAAGCCTGCCCCATGGGGGTGGACGTGGAGCTGATCGCCCCGGACCGCCTGGCGGCCATGGAAAGCCAGACGACCCCGTCCGAGCGGAGCATGGCGACGGCCGCCGCCGCCTCGGCCGAGGAGGGGCTGACCCGCCTCTGGTGCCTGAAGGAGGCCCTGTCCAAGGTTCTGCGTTGCGGGCTGACGGTCCCCTTCGAGCTGCTGGAGGTTTCCCGCCTGACCCTCGATGGCCCGGTGTACCGCGCCGATTTCACCAATTTCGGCCAATATCTGGGAATCAGCCGGGTTTGCGGCCGGCTGGCCGTGGCGCTGGTGCTGCCCCACAACGTGCAGCCGGTGGGTACGCCCCCCTGGATGGGGGCGTGGGGCGGCTGGCTGTCGCGGGCGGCGGCGGCCCTGGAGGGATGGAGCGAATGA
- the fabD gene encoding ACP S-malonyltransferase: MTVVCMFPGQGSQRVGMGAGLFPRFPELVARADAILGYSLADLCLRDADGLLDRTDHTQPALFAVSALAWLARLEDGAAAPSMVMGHSLGEFTALFAAGVFDFETGLRLVRERGRLMNEAKGGTMLAVIGLTTDRIRAVLARHGLSGIDVANLNTAEQTVLAGLKGELDQAAAVFQDEGAIPIPVPVSAPFHSRHMIPTAEAFASFAEGFDFADPALPVISNVTARPYPLRGAAAVLRRQLVSQITGSVRWVESVQYALARGARTFEEVGPGDVLAKLVVKIQAAPLPEDAGSDPEPEAAPAAPPPPSGLDARKLGSAAFREAHGTRLAYAAGGMYKAIAGPRMVIALGRAGLLGFLGTGGVDPGQVRRDIEEIRAALGHGHPWGVNLLSRPDRPAAEMEMVDLLLEARVPTVEAAAFLQVTPPLVRLRYAGARRLPDGGVALATRVVAKVSRPEVAAQFMAPAPEEVIDQLVRREQLTEEEAWCARRAPIAHDICVEADSGGHTDQRSLVTALPAIMRLRDRVMAERAWAEPIRVGAAGGIGTPEAAAAAFMLGADFVVTGSVNQCTVEAATSGAVKDILVSLDIHDTAYAPAGDMFELGAKVQVAAKGLFFPARANKLFELYRRLDGLDDMDARTREQLESRFFGRGLDEVWRQTADHYARDEPDTLAEAERNPKLKMALVFKRYFLDTTRLALDGAMDQKVNFQIHTGPAMGAFNAWVKGTDLEDWRNRKVAEIGLRLMNGAASLITGRFTEWMG, translated from the coding sequence ATGACGGTCGTCTGCATGTTCCCCGGCCAGGGATCGCAACGGGTCGGCATGGGCGCCGGCCTGTTCCCCCGCTTTCCCGAGTTGGTGGCCAGGGCGGATGCCATCCTGGGCTATTCCCTGGCGGATCTCTGCCTGAGGGATGCCGACGGGCTTCTCGACCGCACGGACCATACCCAGCCGGCGTTGTTCGCGGTGTCGGCCCTTGCTTGGCTGGCGCGCCTCGAGGACGGCGCCGCCGCCCCCTCCATGGTGATGGGGCACAGCCTGGGGGAATTCACCGCGCTGTTCGCGGCGGGGGTGTTCGACTTCGAGACCGGGCTCAGGCTGGTCCGCGAACGCGGCCGCCTGATGAACGAAGCCAAGGGCGGCACCATGCTGGCCGTCATCGGCCTGACGACGGACCGCATCCGCGCGGTATTGGCACGGCATGGCCTGTCGGGCATCGACGTGGCCAACCTCAACACCGCCGAACAGACGGTCCTGGCCGGACTGAAGGGCGAGCTGGACCAGGCCGCCGCCGTCTTCCAGGACGAGGGCGCCATCCCCATCCCGGTGCCGGTGTCGGCCCCGTTCCATTCCCGCCACATGATCCCCACCGCCGAGGCTTTCGCGTCCTTCGCCGAAGGATTCGATTTCGCCGACCCCGCCTTGCCGGTGATCTCCAACGTCACCGCGAGGCCCTATCCCCTTCGCGGGGCGGCGGCCGTGTTGCGCCGCCAGTTGGTCAGCCAGATCACCGGATCGGTCCGTTGGGTCGAGAGCGTCCAGTACGCCCTGGCCCGTGGCGCCCGGACCTTCGAGGAGGTGGGGCCGGGCGACGTGCTGGCCAAGCTGGTGGTGAAGATCCAGGCGGCGCCCCTGCCCGAAGACGCGGGGTCGGACCCCGAGCCGGAGGCCGCCCCCGCCGCGCCGCCTCCGCCCTCCGGCCTCGACGCCCGCAAGCTGGGTTCGGCGGCGTTCCGCGAGGCGCACGGAACCCGGCTGGCCTATGCGGCGGGGGGAATGTACAAGGCCATCGCCGGCCCCCGCATGGTCATTGCCCTGGGGCGCGCCGGATTGCTGGGTTTCCTCGGCACCGGCGGCGTCGATCCCGGACAGGTGCGGCGCGACATAGAGGAGATCCGGGCCGCGCTGGGCCACGGCCATCCCTGGGGCGTCAATCTCCTCAGCCGGCCCGACCGGCCGGCGGCGGAGATGGAGATGGTGGACCTGCTGCTGGAGGCCAGGGTGCCGACGGTCGAGGCCGCCGCGTTCCTCCAGGTCACTCCGCCGCTGGTTCGTCTGCGATACGCCGGGGCCAGGCGGTTGCCCGACGGTGGCGTGGCGCTCGCCACCCGCGTCGTCGCCAAGGTGTCGCGGCCGGAAGTAGCGGCCCAGTTCATGGCGCCGGCCCCCGAGGAGGTCATCGACCAGTTGGTGCGCCGGGAACAACTGACCGAGGAGGAAGCCTGGTGCGCCCGGCGTGCGCCCATCGCCCACGACATCTGCGTCGAGGCCGATTCAGGCGGACATACCGACCAGCGTTCCCTAGTCACCGCGCTTCCCGCCATCATGCGCCTGCGCGACCGGGTGATGGCGGAGCGGGCCTGGGCCGAGCCCATCCGCGTCGGAGCGGCGGGGGGGATCGGAACGCCGGAAGCGGCGGCGGCCGCCTTCATGCTGGGCGCGGACTTCGTGGTCACCGGCTCGGTCAACCAGTGCACGGTCGAGGCGGCGACCAGCGGCGCGGTCAAGGATATCCTGGTGTCGCTCGACATCCACGACACCGCCTATGCGCCGGCGGGCGACATGTTCGAACTGGGGGCCAAGGTCCAGGTCGCCGCCAAGGGGTTGTTCTTTCCCGCCCGCGCCAACAAGCTGTTCGAGCTTTACCGCCGGCTGGACGGCCTGGACGACATGGACGCGCGAACCCGCGAGCAGTTGGAAAGCCGCTTCTTCGGCCGCGGCCTCGACGAGGTCTGGCGCCAGACGGCGGATCATTACGCCAGGGACGAGCCCGACACGCTGGCCGAGGCCGAACGGAACCCGAAGCTCAAGATGGCCCTGGTGTTCAAACGGTATTTCCTCGACACCACGCGCTTGGCCCTCGACGGCGCCATGGATCAGAAGGTCAATTTCCAGATCCACACCGGCCCGGCCATGGGCGCCTTCAACGCCTGGGTCAAGGGCACGGATCTGGAAGACTGGCGGAACCGCAAGGTCGCCGAGATCGGCCTCCGCCTGATGAACGGGGCGGCCAGCCTCATCACCGGGCGCTTCACGGAATGGATGGGATGA
- a CDS encoding acyltransferase domain-containing protein, with the protein MFLLSGQGSHYRGMGRTLFDEDPVFRRWIFWADHLGQREAGFSVVDELYAVSPASSPFDRLTRTHPTLYAVELALCHAVRSWGVHPDRILGASLGEYTAMAFAGAVEPELMFRLLQAQAVGFEAHAPRGGMTAVLADALLPRQEPALFAGLEVAAVNFDRHFVVSGPVDRLAALENALSGRDILFQRLEVSFGFHASFIDPAKAVFDRLAGGVTIGEARVPLISCVDGQERRVIPRGHLWNIVRQPILFADTVRKLEREGRQFYVDVGPSGTLANFVRYLLGPEADGRVVSLMTPGQASVAALRERLAKALAVRGEGAPPDRQEKGNGRSRTENFHSRWTTQGA; encoded by the coding sequence GTGTTCCTGCTGTCGGGCCAGGGATCGCATTACCGCGGCATGGGCCGCACCCTGTTCGACGAAGATCCCGTCTTCCGCCGCTGGATATTCTGGGCCGACCATCTGGGCCAGCGCGAGGCCGGCTTTTCGGTGGTGGACGAGTTGTATGCCGTTTCCCCGGCCTCGTCGCCGTTCGACCGGCTGACGCGGACCCATCCCACGCTCTATGCCGTCGAACTGGCGCTGTGCCACGCGGTTCGCTCATGGGGCGTGCATCCGGACCGCATCTTGGGCGCCAGCCTGGGCGAATACACGGCCATGGCGTTCGCGGGGGCGGTCGAGCCCGAACTCATGTTCCGCCTGCTCCAGGCCCAGGCCGTCGGATTCGAGGCGCATGCCCCAAGGGGGGGGATGACCGCCGTCCTGGCCGACGCCCTTCTGCCCCGGCAGGAACCGGCCCTGTTCGCCGGCCTGGAAGTGGCCGCCGTCAACTTCGACCGGCATTTCGTGGTGAGCGGCCCCGTGGACCGCCTCGCCGCCCTGGAGAATGCGCTGTCGGGACGCGACATCCTGTTTCAGCGTCTCGAGGTTTCCTTCGGGTTCCACGCGTCCTTCATCGATCCGGCCAAGGCGGTTTTCGACCGCCTGGCCGGCGGCGTGACGATTGGCGAGGCCCGGGTGCCGCTGATTTCCTGCGTCGACGGCCAGGAGCGCAGGGTCATTCCCCGGGGGCATCTCTGGAATATCGTCCGCCAGCCGATCCTCTTCGCCGACACCGTGCGGAAGCTGGAGCGCGAGGGGCGGCAATTCTACGTCGACGTGGGGCCGTCGGGCACCCTGGCCAATTTCGTCAGATACCTCCTGGGCCCCGAGGCCGACGGACGGGTGGTCAGCCTCATGACGCCGGGCCAGGCTTCGGTGGCGGCATTGCGGGAACGGCTGGCGAAGGCGCTGGCCGTCCGCGGGGAAGGCGCCCCGCCTGACCGCCAGGAAAAGGGAAACGGCCGATCCAGGACGGAAAATTTCCATTCGCGATGGACAACTCAAGGTGCATAG
- a CDS encoding ABC transporter ATP-binding protein/permease encodes MGMAADIFDLRLRSEIPGRQRWDIPGLVGRRDLAQRLEALVGGVAGVRDVRANHLTGRVLLHFEALTVNGARVIRDALDRLVREAAPGGRRPEEETVHPALLSAGNPLRELLTRFKLDRRGAREAPLWSIVNNVVNFLPELGLVAIVNVVNKDAPKFLAAMGLRSMPAQLVFLGAFTAAAFAAELVVERKKREAWRRMARDLEHRVRVDTYAHVQELDLATIENQSSGALVRTLSEHLATINRFLETGADDMLQRAITALIIVVTLLAVSPTLAVTALVPLPIIMLGARYVQTKTEKPYEEMAEVNSRLNKLLSNNLTDLATIKSFTAERQEVGRLLQISQGVRDTSDRAVATSSKYTDVMRLLISLSFALSMTAGGFLVARNSIAPSMFTLLLFFVPKLLVRMEGMGEGYDMYKNAVGSAAELLKLIRAEPTIVGGDTPLPANRVEGMVRFDGIDFAYRPDNPLFRNFSVTIPPRQTVAFVGSTGAGKSTLVKLMMRFYDVNGGSVLLDGKDLRDLDLTDLRRAIGFVSQDVSLFDGSIRDNILYGRPAASFEDVVEAAKAAEAHAFIEALPDGYDTAVGERGKKLSGGQRQRISIARTMLKNPPILILDEATSAVDNETEAAIQLSIDRISRDRTTVMIAHRLSTVRNADMIHVLEEGRIVESGSHEALLRRKGIYAGLWRVQTGEAVRLLHHAST; translated from the coding sequence ATGGGCATGGCCGCCGATATCTTCGATCTCCGCCTGCGTTCAGAAATTCCCGGGCGTCAACGCTGGGACATCCCTGGCCTTGTGGGGCGGCGCGACCTCGCCCAGCGCCTCGAGGCGCTGGTGGGCGGCGTGGCCGGCGTCCGGGACGTCCGGGCCAATCACCTCACCGGCCGGGTTCTCCTCCACTTTGAAGCCCTCACGGTCAACGGCGCCCGGGTGATCCGCGACGCCCTCGACCGCCTCGTCCGGGAGGCCGCCCCCGGCGGCCGGCGGCCGGAGGAGGAGACCGTCCACCCCGCCCTTCTTTCGGCGGGCAACCCGCTGCGGGAACTCCTCACGCGGTTCAAGCTGGACCGCAGGGGCGCGCGGGAGGCTCCCCTGTGGTCCATCGTCAACAACGTGGTCAATTTCCTGCCCGAGCTGGGGCTGGTAGCCATCGTCAACGTGGTCAACAAGGATGCGCCCAAGTTCCTGGCGGCGATGGGATTGCGGTCGATGCCGGCGCAGCTCGTGTTCCTGGGCGCCTTCACCGCCGCCGCCTTCGCCGCCGAACTGGTCGTGGAGCGCAAGAAGCGGGAAGCCTGGCGCAGGATGGCGCGTGATCTGGAACACCGCGTCCGCGTCGATACCTACGCCCACGTCCAGGAACTGGATCTGGCGACCATCGAGAACCAGTCCTCGGGGGCGCTGGTCCGCACCCTGTCGGAGCATCTGGCCACCATCAACCGCTTTCTGGAGACGGGGGCGGACGACATGCTCCAGCGGGCCATCACGGCCCTGATCATCGTCGTGACCCTGCTGGCGGTCTCGCCCACCCTGGCGGTCACCGCCCTGGTCCCGTTGCCGATCATCATGCTGGGCGCCCGCTACGTCCAGACCAAGACCGAGAAGCCCTACGAGGAGATGGCCGAGGTCAACAGCCGGCTCAACAAGCTGCTGTCCAACAACCTCACCGACCTGGCGACCATCAAGAGCTTCACCGCCGAGCGGCAGGAGGTGGGCCGCCTGCTCCAGATCAGCCAGGGGGTGCGCGACACCAGCGACCGCGCCGTGGCCACCAGCTCGAAATATACCGATGTCATGCGTTTGCTGATCTCGCTGTCCTTCGCGTTGTCGATGACCGCCGGCGGGTTCCTGGTGGCCCGCAACAGCATCGCGCCGTCCATGTTCACCTTGCTGCTGTTCTTCGTGCCCAAGCTGCTGGTGCGCATGGAGGGCATGGGCGAAGGCTACGACATGTACAAGAACGCGGTGGGCTCCGCCGCCGAGCTGCTGAAGCTCATCCGCGCCGAACCCACCATCGTCGGCGGCGACACGCCACTGCCCGCCAACCGGGTCGAGGGCATGGTGCGTTTCGACGGCATCGACTTCGCCTACCGGCCCGACAATCCGCTGTTCCGGAATTTCAGCGTGACGATCCCGCCGCGCCAGACGGTGGCTTTCGTCGGCTCCACCGGTGCCGGCAAAAGCACCCTGGTCAAGCTGATGATGCGCTTCTACGACGTCAACGGCGGCTCGGTTCTTCTGGACGGCAAGGACCTGCGCGATCTCGACCTCACGGACCTGCGCCGGGCCATCGGCTTCGTCAGCCAGGACGTGTCCCTGTTCGACGGCAGCATCCGGGACAACATCCTCTACGGCCGGCCGGCCGCGAGCTTCGAGGACGTGGTGGAAGCGGCGAAGGCCGCCGAGGCCCACGCCTTCATCGAGGCGCTGCCCGACGGCTACGACACCGCCGTCGGCGAGCGCGGCAAGAAGCTGTCGGGCGGCCAGCGCCAGCGCATCTCCATCGCCCGGACCATGCTGAAGAATCCGCCCATCCTGATCCTCGACGAGGCGACCTCGGCGGTGGACAACGAGACGGAAGCCGCCATCCAGTTGTCCATCGACCGCATTTCGCGGGACCGGACGACGGTGATGATCGCCCACCGCCTTTCGACGGTGCGCAATGCCGACATGATCCACGTCCTGGAGGAAGGGCGGATCGTCGAGTCCGGCTCGCACGAGGCGCTGCTGCGCCGGAAAGGCATCTATGCCGGCCTTTGGCGGGTGCAGACCGGCGAGGCGGTTCGCCTCCTCCACCACGCCTCGACCTAG